The segment CGGCAGCAGGGGAAGCACGACCGCGCCTCCTTTAAAGACCGCGGGACTGATGGGATCCAGGCCGGCTATTTACCCGACGAATGGCTCCGGGTCCAggatctccttctcagcgggGCCGCATACATGCCGCAAAACCTCCGTACGCGAGTTGACCTCCTATTCGGCCACTACTACCTCTTACGGGGGGAAAACCGCCGTAAGATGGAGCTTGCAGACCTGTCTCTACTCGACTATCCGTCTTCAGAAGGCCCGACCCCCTGTGGCTGCCTCGTTACCCTTTTGCGAGACGGTAAGCTAAACAAGACGGCAAAGAAAGAGTTCATGGGTGCCCTCCGGCACAAGGACCCCTTGTTCTGTACGCAAGGGGCCTTAGcacagctcttcttctggcgcTGGCACGTCGCCGGCGAGCCGTCCCCGTCCTTCCGGCGCCGCCAGGACTGGTATCGgatcaaggttcttgtcGGACGGGACCGTGAGCAGGAGCTCTCGTACCCGACGCAGCTACAAGAGACCTGGCGTATCTTCGGTGCTGCTGGCCTTATGGCGTCAAAGAAGACGCACCTCCCGCGCAGGGTAGGCGCCCAGGACGCGGAGACCCACGGCACGTCGCTCGCCCAGATCTCGCAGGCCGGCCGCTGGAACCAGAGCGTGCTCTGCCAGGCCTATCTTACGCATCTACCGCGCCAGTTCATGCGTATTGTCGCCGGCTTCTCGGCGTCACCCGGGGACTACTTCCTCGCGCGTGCGGCCCACGAGCCCCCGTACGTCTTACAAAAGCAGCTCTGGCCATGGATCGAGGAGTGGGAGCCTCGCTTTGAGGCTCGCGCGCGCCGGCAATGTTGGGCAGAAGGTGgcctcgacgacgacgacctAGCCGCCGACGGCTTCCTTAAGCTTATGCGGCGCCTGCGCATAGTACTATTACAGGACCTGGCTGTATTGCAGCCTCGCTATCCGTCGCTACCCTTCTTCGCCTACGCCCCTTTTAACGGGCCCGAATGGGATGAGTTCGCCGTCACCGTTCGCTCTGACGCGGTAGGGGCTACGGAGCCGTTAAGCCTGCTCGTACAACGCGCGCTGCCAGAGCTTAGCGGTGTGTTAGAGAGCACACGCGAGGCCGTCTTACAGAATAGCCAGCGGCTGGCCATCCGACTAGAGGCCCGGCTAGAAGGAATTCAGGACGGCCTCGATGCCCTCCTCCAAGGCAAGGTCCCTGTCACCTTTACCGGCCACTTTGGAGCCGGGCCAGCAGTGTCGCTggcgccggcgccggcgccgTCGACAGCCCCTACCTTGAACTTCAATacggctccggctccggctccagagcctccagTACCAGGTATGCCCGTCGTTGCAGCCCTGGCCAAGGTCTTTACAGTGCGGGATGTCTGGAAGGAATGGGAGGAAGGGATTGCAGGTCAGCCGGCCGTACGGGTGCTAGAAGAGACGTGGGGAAGCCGCTGGCGCCCGGGGAACGGGATCAGGGTGCAGTTCTGTCGCCGGAAGGTGATCTGGGACGAGCTCTTGGCCCGCACGGCGTCCGGCAAGcgcgaggaggaggcagtTGCAGAGCTAGAGCTCTTACGCGCCGGCCGGAGCTTGAACCGgctcgtcgacgagctcaaacAGCGCCGCCGGCGGCGCCAGGGCCAGGGCCGGATACGGGTACAGGTAGGGACCCCCGTGCCCGATGACCCAGGCCCgagaccaaggccgactCGGGGCCAGGGCTATCGGGGGCGCTGGGCTCGGCTAGGGAGGAGGCGGACCGCCCCTCGTCGACGGTAAGCTGGCCGTCAGGTAggatctttatatatttatagctataaCTAGTCcgtatctatctatctatctagaAGGCgtattcttttattaattcttttttttttctctttcttttctttttgaatATTAAGGAGCAGCAGGATCAGCGCATTGCTATATCGTAGTCCTTGCAGCGAAGCCTGCCCCCCCAGCCGCTACACACGCAAATATCTCAGCGCCCGCTTGTCTATACAGCGTCGCTCTTGAACCAAACGGACCGCCAGAGCGTAGCAGTCCTCCAGCCCTGGAATTGTATCGATTTGGCTCCTAACCGTCGAGATATTCGCGTGCGCGGCGCCGGGCACTTATCAGATGGTAGTTGTGTAATCACATACGATTTCCCGAAATTACTCCGCAAAGCGACCCCACGATAAGTTctgcttatcaaccacgttaaGCTCTTttatatagatatataaCGTACACGATAAGCATGCCGATCAGACAAGCATGCCGATCAGTTTACTTTTGACCTTAAAGGCAgttttttaaataattcttaaaaaTTCAAATTAAGtctaaaatagctaaaactttaatagcttataaataagtcctaaaataagttatatttattttcttaaaTTTTTAAAAAATTCCTATATAACTTAGCTATCCCTTGAGCTGTGGAAAACCTCCTGGCAGGTCACGGCAGGGGGGTGCAGCCAATTAAAATGCATCGGATTAAAGGTACCTACCCCCTCACCTATTTTAGCCTATGgtagaagtaccagcaatcTCTCGAGTTACAAATCGCTACATCACACTGCTCACATCCCCAAACTGTCTGGCGCCTTCTTTTGTTGTAGCCGACCGGGGCCAAGGGCCTCCCTGCacttcttgatctcggctGCCCTAATTGAAGCCCGTTGCAAGCAAGGCAATCTTATTTTTTCCCTCTTCGGATGTGCTTATGTTGTGCCACAGGCGTAAATTCGTCTCCGGCTCGAAAAGTCCGCCTTGACTGGCTTTCTTATGGGTATGATTGCAAGCGGAATGGTCGTTATAGGTTCAGAAAGGCGTAGACgaccaaaatcagtgcagcctggaagccgggaatggattacgGTTATTCAGGCGATTAATGCGACCGGCTGGGCGATCCAGCCGTTTATTATCAGTGCGGGCTAATATCACCTCGCCAATTGGTACCGAGATAATAATCTCCCGGGCGATTGGGCTATTGTAATAACCTAAAATGGCTGGACCGATAATGAGATCggtcttgagtggctaaagcacttcaACTGGTGTATAAGCAATCGATTAATTGGTTCTTATtgtcttctgatcctcgatggccacgaaagtTACCACTccgtcgactttgagagatattgcgaGGAAAACAAGATTATCACGCTTTGTATGCCACCTCATTCGTCTTatctacttcagcctcttgatttTGGGTACTTTAACCTGCTCAAGCAGGCTTACGGTagagaaatagagcatctgattagatgctctataacccaTATTTCAAAGACTGAGTTCTTTCTGGCCTTCTACGCCGCATATCAGGGCACTATGACGGAAAGAAATATTAAGGCGGCTTTTAGAGGAGCCGGGCTTGTTCCTCTTGACCTAGAAAGTGTGGTCttaaagcttgatgtgcagctatAGACTCCAACGCCTGCCGAAGAGGTAGCTAGCCCTATGACCCCTTGTTCGTCAAAGACTCTAAAGACCGTCCTTGAGGCCCAATCTCAGTATGAATACCTTAATGACCGAATCAGGCGCCATTATAGTAGCTCCCTAGAGTCAATGTTAGGAGCTCTTAAGTCGCTTGCTAAGGGGACTAAGGCAATAATGCATGAGAATGCCTTATTGAGGGCTAAGGTCTAGAATCTTCAAGaggcaaatgagatactaagccggtgctggagggcaaaaaggactAGACTACAAAAAAGAGGGGTAATGACGGTAGAGGAAGGGAGGCAAGTAATTGATTAggtggatgttgatgcgcaggtagtggcggaatcgtcgagaagtagtggtcaaggaaggtcgGCGCGACCGGGGGTTCGTCACTGTGGTATCTGCGGCAAGCCTGGTCATAATTCAAGAACATGTCAGGTAGTGATTGAGACATCTGGGGAAGAGCATAGtgagtagttttaattgatcaAATGGTTTGTAGTGTTTTTATCGCGATTTCTATCTCAAGGGTATAGGAAAGGTGGTGCACATACTTGTTTGGTGcacatgcttatcatgtacgttataATTAATTgataattagattataatactaatactaCTAAGGcaaataaataagtattagaaAAGAACGATAAAAGGGAATATAAGtttacttaataaatatagaCTTTCGGATAACCtgtttgataagcgagcgcCGCAGACAAGCGAGCGCCGcactttccttcttcaacctaTAGGTCATCCCTCCCTACCCGACCTATAGGTTCAAAAGGGTCACTTTCACTCGCTAAATTCCTCCCCAGATGACTTGATAAgttcttgcattatgcccgCCCTTGCCGCATACACCACAGCGCCGACCACCCGGTCGCTCCGACCTTGCTCGACCACTACTTCTCGATAATTCGGCTACTACCTAcatatcaacatccatctgatcaattacttgcGATACTTCCTATACAGTCATAGTCCCTCCTTTCTATAATCTAGTCCTTTTTATCCTTTGGCGCCAGCTTAATACCTCATTTTCATCTTAAAGATTCTAGACCTTAGCCCTCAATAGTGCATTCTCATGCATTATAGCTGTGGTTCCTTTTGCAAGAGATACTAAGGCTCCTAAtattgactctggagagctactATAATGGCGCCTGATTCGGTCATTAAGGTATTTAGACTGAGATTGGGTCTTAAGGACTGTCTTTAGGGTCTTAGAAGCCTATGGTGTTGACTGTTTAGTAGCCTCCTTGGGGGGCTTTAGGGTCCGTAGCTGCATATCaagctttaagattacaTTTTCCGGGTTAAAAGGAGCAAGCCTAGTTCCTCTAAAACCCCTGCAAACTTTACTTTCTGTAGAGGTAGTTTAAAATGCTTGCTTGGAGAGTTTTCGACGTGTACTTCCCAGAACCCAAACGCGACGAAAAGCACAATTGCGATGACAAGCGTAGATATGACGACTGAACTGCTCCATAAGTATCGTGTGCCTCCTTCTTCCAGCGCAAATACAAGCAACACTGAGGCAGCAAGCAGAAGCACTATACCGAGCACGTCAATGCGCACCCAGTTTGACCGTCGGACTTTGGACCGCAAGACTTTTAGTAGAGAGAGGTTGGAAGACTCTTCTAATGctgggaggaagaagcaaatCATGATGAAGGCGATAACTCCTCCAGGAACACTATGGCGTTATATTAGTATGTGAGGAATGAATGTACAGTCACAGATTGTACTTGAGGAGAAAGACCCAACGCCAGGTAGAGTGCTGGCTGATAACGCCACCAAGAATAGGACCAAGAACACTTGCAGTGATGAAGACAGTCGACATTACGCCCATGTACTTTGCGTATTTGCGGATTGGCACCAAGCTTGGAGCTATTGCTAAGATCATAGCGTAAATGCCTGATGCGCCTATGCCTTACAATGCACGAAGGATGATACTAGGACGTGGTCAGAGTGAGCGAGAGCATAGATTAAAGAGGACTTACAGATCAACAACATTATTCGCAGCGCCACACAGACCGGAGAAAAGTGTGAAGATTAATAGTGCCAGCAACAGCATCGTCTTCTTTCCGAAGACGTCACTAAGCTTGGCTTAAATGGTCAGAAAGCCTAATACAGTCAGCAATTATTCGCGAATGATGGTGTAATAGATTACCAGTGTATGTCAACAAATAAGACGTGACGATCCAGTCGCGCAGTATAAAGCCATTGAGGGCATTGGTGATTGAGACCAATGATGTACTGACGATGGTTGTTTCAAACGTTGATAAGAATAGGCTGATCCATAGCCTTGACAAGATAAGCATGAATCACTGGAATATTAAATTTGAAGACTGACTTACGCTGCGCTCAAAGCATGAAGCTTCCAGCCTGTGAGATACTTGTCGTCGTGATCCTCCGTCGCTGGATCTGCTTGGGTGGAGGCCGCCGCGTTGTGGAGAATTGGCGTCGATCCTTTGTTTTCAAGCGTTGTTTCAGCGGCTTTAGTGGACGCAGGGGTCTCTGCATCCATTTCATAGCCTGACTCCCGACCGCGACTTGTACGACGCTGCATTGTCAAAGTCACTGGCAATAATAGCTCGTTTACAGGAAGGGGTTGAGTAAGGTGACTAAGGAGTTACCTTTCGAGGACCGGAGAAACAATGGAACCATTTAAATTGGCAGAAGGTGTTGGTAGTCGCGAAGACGCGCAAGCGACCCTCCAATTGAATCCTTCGAGATATGACATTGAGGCCAGAGTGTCCAACGCAACCAACATCGGATCGCTTAATCCCTGTAGTTTCACATAATGAACCAACTTTTATCCTCCCGATATTATTAGAGTCAATACGGTACTCTGTCTAATATTCATCTCGCCTATGGTCATTTCGAGCTGTTCGCGCCAAAATGCTTGGCACTTGAATTAAGCTGTCTGAATGTCATCTTCGGATAAACATTCGCCGACTTAGTGGCGCAGCTCAACTGAGTCCTTATCAAGCATGATCTTGAACTTCTGCAGATAACATCACCTAAAGGCTAAAGTGTGACGGCGAAATTCAGTAATCATGTCGCAAACATCTACACCTCAACAAGAACTATTCTTCAAGTCATATAACGACACCTCCTCAACGACAATTGTCTTGCTCCATGGCCTCTTCAGCTGCAACCTTGAATGGGACCACGTTATTCCCCACCTCAATGACTATCATCTCATCGTTCCTGATCTCCCAAAGCATTCCCAATCGAGGGAGATAGGACCCTGGTCAATTAAACTCGCTGCTGACTCAGTTGCGCATCTCATCCGAAAGCATGCACATGGTGGACAAGCGCACGTTGTTGGCCTTTCGCAGGGCGGCTTCACGACAATGGAACTAATCCGCCGACATCCAGACCTCGTCAAATCAGCATTTGTAACTGGCTCGACCCTGTTCCGCCCATGGCAAGTCTGGGCAGCCGAGCGACCCAGTCTTCTACACTACGGCCTCAAACTCGTGATGAACAGCGGTTTTTACACCCTCAGCGTTTGGATGAAAGGCCTCAAAGTCCATACCCAGCTAAAGAACGAAATTGCTGCCAATAATGACTGGAACTTGGTGAATGACGCTTACGCCGGGCTTGTGAAGTGGCAACATGACAATGCGAAATACGTTGCAGACAAAGACAAACGAATATTAGTAACAGCTAGAGATCAAGGTGACGATGTTGAGGGTGCGAAAGAAATAGCTAAGACTTTTCGAAAGGAGGGGCATGAGGATGGGAACAAGAGTGCTGCTTGTGTCATCAGAGGAGCTGTTCATGCTTGGAATTTACAGTTTCCGAAATTGTTTGCTGAGGGTATTCAAGCTTGGGTTGAGGATAAGCCTCTTCCTGAAGGCTTTGTTAATTTGTTGGATGGGTAATGTGATAAGAAGGCCAGTATTTATTGAGACCATATAACAGATATCTATTAATTGACTACTGACAGTGCAACCCCAGAATTCCCATGTTACTCCCGCGTGTTGCCCGAAAAAAATGCATTTCCCTACCATGTCGTACtattgaagaagccaaagataGGCAGAACTGGGTTCTGGGTATCCATA is part of the Fusarium oxysporum Fo47 chromosome VII, complete sequence genome and harbors:
- a CDS encoding Alpha/Beta hydrolase protein encodes the protein MSQTSTPQQELFFKSYNDTSSTTIVLLHGLFSCNLEWDHVIPHLNDYHLIVPDLPKHSQSREIGPWSIKLAADSVAHLIRKHAHGGQAHVVGLSQGGFTTMELIRRHPDLVKSAFVTGSTLFRPWQVWAAERPSLLHYGLKLVMNSGFYTLSVWMKGLKVHTQLKNEIAANNDWNLVNDAYAGLVKWQHDNAKYVADKDKRILVTARDQGDDVEGAKEIAKTFRKEGHEDGNKSAACVIRGAVHAWNLQFPKLFAEGIQAWVEDKPLPEGFVNLLDG
- a CDS encoding major facilitator superfamily domain-containing protein, which produces MQRRTSRGRESGYEMDAETPASTKAAETTLENKGSTPILHNAAASTQADPATEDHDDKYLTGWKLHALSAALWISLFLSTFETTIVSTSLVSITNALNGFILRDWIVTSYLLTYTAKLSDVFGKKTMLLLALLIFTLFSGLCGAANNVVDLIILRAFLVPIRKYAKYMGVMSTVFITASVLGPILGGVISQHSTWRWVFLLNVPGGVIAFIMICFFLPALEESSNLSLLKVLRSKVRRSNWVRIDVLGIVLLLAASVLLVFALEEGGTRYLWSSSVVISTLVIAIVLFVAFGFWEVHVENSPSKHFKLPLQKVKFAGVLEELGLLLLTRKM